From the Kallotenue papyrolyticum genome, the window GGGTAGCCAACGCGTCCCAGCGCCACCAGTAGCCGCAGCGCGGTCGCGTCGTTGAGCGCATACAGGCCCAGACCGATCAGCGCGGCCAGCGCCCCACTCACGATCAGGACGCGCATCGCCAGGCGCAGTTGGGCACGCGTGCGCGCCACGTTGAGCGCGCCGAAGAAGACCAGCACGCCCAGCACAAACTTGACGTAGTTGTGCAGCGTCAGGTTGTCGGGCAGGCCGCCGGCGCCGAGCACCAGCGCGAACAGGGTCAGGCCCAGCCAGGCGAGCAGCGCGCCGCCCAGCGCCGAGATGCGCAGATCGAGTTCAGGATTAGCCAACACGCGCAGCACCACGCTGCCCAGCAGCGCGATGCAGGCCAGCTCCAGAAAGGTTGGGGTAATCGCGATCTTGAAGGGCAGTGCGCCAAAGGGCAGCACCAGCGCCACAACCAAAACCAGCGCCAGGGCCGCATCCGCCGAGCGCGCCAGCGCTACGCCGACGATGAGCGCCGCCAGCGCCGCGAATGCGAGCCAGAAGGGCGCAAAGCTCACCGCCGCGCCTGCCACCAGCCCGCAGAGCAGGCAGGCCAGCAGCAGCACGAGCGGATGGCGCAGCACCCGTGCGCGCCAAGCAGCGCTGTGGGGACGCTCAGAGCGTGGAGACAAGTGCATGCGTCGTACAAACCTTGTTCAGATCCATTTCTTGATGCGAAAAAAGAAGAGCATGCCCAGCGCCGCGCCCAGCATCAGACACACTACTACGCTGAAAGCGGCGGGATGCTCATCCAGCGGCAGATCAACGTTCATGCCGTAGACGCTGGCCAGCAGCGTCATCGGCAGCAGGATGACCGAGATGATCGTCAGAATTTTCATCACTTCATTGATGCGGTGCGAGGTCAGGCTATCAAGCGTGCTGTTAAGGCCCTCGATGATATCTTTGGCATCTTCGAGCATATCCCATTGCTTGTCGAGATGATCAAGGATATCGCCGAAGTAGATATCCTCATCGACGCGCAAGAACGGCCATTCGCGCGCGGTCAGCAGGCGCAGCACCGGGATGTTGGGCTTGATGATCCGTCGCAGCGCAATAATATCGCGCCGCACCAGGGAAAGATGTTGCACCAGATCGCGTGTATTGCGATCGAAGATACCGTTTTCGATGTATTCGATATGCTCATCGACTTTGCCAAGGATCGGGAAGATATAATCCACCAACCGATCAATGACGCGATAGAGCAGATAGCCCGAACCGCGTCCCATCAGTCGCGCGCGCAGGGCCTCGTCGGTTTGAGCGGCGTGCAGCAGTTGCGCCAGCGGCTTGAGTTGGCCATCATGCACGGTGATCAGATAGCCGCGCCCGACAAAGAGATCGACCTCAGCAGGCTCGGAATGGCGCGTGCGCTTGTTGAAGCGCGGGAAGTGCAACACCACGAAGAGATAGCCTTGTTCGGGGTAGCTATCGATTTTGGGGCGCTGAACTTTGCTTAGGCAGTCTTCCAGGTTGAGCGGATGGAAGCCGAAGCGTTGGCGCAGTTCGTTCATCTCCGCCAGCGTCGGATGCTGGATGTCGATCCACTCCAGATCGCCGTGGATGATGGTCTGTACCCGAGGCGTCGGCGGCGGCAACGCGGGCGCAGGCGCCGGACGAAGTGCCCGCAACTGCTTGACAGCCATAGCGGTGCTCGTTCCTCCCGAGCTGCCGCGCAGCTCAACACGTGAAGATACGCCAGACAAAGTGTTGCTCATCGATTAATGGCGCGTCCAGGCTGCCCCAGCGCTCTTGCGCCCAGCGACGTACCTCCTGCGCCGTATGCTGCAAGGCCGCGTCGCTGACGAGCCAGGTCGATGACCAGATGCGTGCGATGTAGGCGTCGATGATCGCACGCGGCGTCAGCTCGGTGCGCCAGCTAGGGGTACGCACCTCGCGCGCCGGGCCGAAGCGCGCTTCAAGTTCGCGCGCGACACCATCCCAGTCGAGCAGACCGGCAGCGCGGCGCGCAGCCCCGCCCCCGGCCAGCTCATCCAGTTTGCGCCGCAGCTCGCGGATCTGGGATGCATCATCGTGCTGACTGGCACCGGCCAGCAATACACCGCCGGATGGCAGCACGCGCCGTACCTCCTCCAGCGCCGCCTGCCAGCGCTCGACCAGATGAAACACATGCACGGCCACCACTGCCTCGAACGACTCAGCCGCGAACGGCAGGCAGGCCATATCGGCCTGCACCAGATCGATGCGCTCGTTCGTCAGCTTGCGCCGCAACTCCTCCATCATCGCGCGCGACAGATCGATGCCGGTGTAGCAATAGCGATTCTGTCGTACCAGCGGCAGCGCGATTCGCCCCGTGCCAACACCAAGCTCCAGCACGCGGCTGCCCGGCCTGAGGGGTGTGCCAGCGCGCAATACGTCGGCCAGGGCAGCTTCGGCGGCGGGTGGCAGCCCACGCGTGCGATCGTAGAAGCTGACGGCCCGATCAAAAACAATGTTCATCGATGCGACCCTCGCCTCACCGGCAACCGGCAGCCCGTGCCAGTATACCATACGCGTTGGTGCTATAATCGGCACACAGGTATGGTCGGAAGGCACGCCCCGGCATGTCACGAAGCACCAAGCAATGCCTAGGGCAGGCGTCTCACAGTCGATCCGGCTCGTTCCCAGGGCCACCCGATCACTCGACGGATCGCCACGCGCCGGCGATCAACACGCATGCCGACCGGGATCGCTGCTGGGGCAACAGCGTCTGCGATGGTCCGCAGGCGATCTATCGCGCGCTGATCATCGCACACCGACGGCGCCGTGAACGCATCCTTGCGCCTCAGGCGCGACACCGATCGGCAAGCACCGGTCGGGGATCCCCCGAAACAGGTGCTCGGCATCACGGTTCCGGCTGCGGACGAGCGTGAGTCGTCGCGCGGCCATCACCGCCGCGCGATCGCAGCCATGGTGCGTTGGATCCACGACTCACAGCACGGAAGGAGCGAGACATGAGTCACTGGCCCGACATCACCGACCGGTTGGTGATCGATCCCAGCGCCTACATCTCGCCGCACGCCTATGTGCGCGGGCATGTCACCATCGGCGCCGACTCCAGTGTCTGGCCGATGGCCGTCATTCGCGGCGACGAGGGCGAGATCCGCATCGGCGCGCGTACCAACGTGCAGGACGGCTGCGTGCTGCATGCCGATCCCGACGCCTACCTAACGATTGGCGACGATGTGACGCTTGGCCACGGTGCGATCGTCCATGGCTGTACCATCGAGGATTTCGTGCTGATCGGCATGGGCGCAGTTGTGCTCAACCACGCGCGCATCGGGACAGGATCGATCATCGGCGCGCGGGCGCTGGTGCCGGAAGGAATGGTCGTGCCGCCCGGCTCGCTGGTGCTGGGTGTGCCCGGTACGATCCGCCCACTACGGCCGGAACAGCGCGAGCGCATCGCGCGACCGGCGCGGAATTATGTGGCGCTAAAGGCGTTGTATCTGGAGCGGGGCGACTCATAGCGGACAACCGCATGTTTGTAGCGCAGATATAGCGCATCACAACCATTACCGAAACATCCGCCGAAAGACAACCAAGGCGCCCCCTGCCTAAAGGCACTGGTAAGTAACCATTAGCATTCCGTTACTGGAATTCGCGACACGCGAACGAAGTGTTATTGAAAGTGCAAGTGCAATTCCTGCAACTACCGTAGTAGCAAGGCTCACCAGCAGCGTGATCCCAAAGGGTGTATCTGTCCAGAAACTTTCCATGCCGGTGACCTCCTGGATGCATAGCATCGGCGAGGATGGTAACGATACGAGCCATCCTCCCCCTGAAAGCTTACCCTACAGCGGTGGTCGTATTGATTGCGCCGTTGCGCAGATCGAAGGGGCGGATGGCCATCCGCCCCTTCGGGTCCAATAATTATGCCCACCGCTGCAAGACCCAATTGAAACAATTGATAGCGGGCGATAAGCTATTGCGCGTTGACCACGACATGGCTTGCCTGAAGTACACCGTTGTCAACCGCAGGCCCATCCTGCGCGTATGCTGATGCTGCACTTGGCAGAACCGCCAGGGTGGAAGGATAATCATCATACGCTATCGTATGATATGCGCCTGGGGTTTGTGGATCATGCCGCAATGTGCTGAGATGAAGAGATCATCGCTTATTGCTCAGCGAGTTGTGCGCGGATTGCCTGGACCTTCTGTCCAATCTCCCGGCGCTCGCGCGCGCGGCGCTCCGTCGGCATATCGGCAATCCACGCAAGGAAGCGTTCATAGTCGGCCAACGCCTCAGGTAGTTTGCCCCACTGCTCGTAGGCAATCGCGCGGTTCTTCAAGGCGTCGGCTGACTGGGGCTGGAGACGCATCGCAGTCGTGAGATCCTGCACAGCCTGGTCATACATGCCAACATCCTTGTAGCATAGGCCACGGTTTATGTACTGGGTGGCGTCCGACGGTGCACGCTGAATGGCGCGCGTCGTCTCATGGATGCAGCGCCAAGTTTGGGCGTTGGCAGCGTCCTGGGTGCGCTGAGACTGCGACAGGATCAGCCAAGCGCCGACAACCAGCAATAGCAAAAGGGCCAGTAGGGCCAACGCAGCGGCTCCGCTGAGAAGACGCGTACTGCATACCATCTCCTGCTCCTTCGTTTCCTCCGACATCAACCAGGCGGCTATGTCCGTTGCCACAGCGTTGCTCTGCCTAGACGGCAGCTCGACGGATAGCAGCCAGGATCCTTGGAGCGCTATGCGCTGAGTTCGAGCATCAAACACGCTCAACCAACCGCATTCGAGCAGCGCAAATCGATACTACTCAATCCACCGCTGGCCGCGAATCTTATAATACTCTGGCGGATATTCGGCTGGTACTCCGCAGATACGCGACTCATCAATATACAGGTAGTAGTTGTAGCCCGCGGGCCATAGCCGCGGCAGAGCTGAAGTGTAATTGTGATCCTTATTGTACTCCCACCAACTACCCCACGCGTCCCGCTCATAGGCCGTGCGGTTTATAACGCCCGAAGGTACATTGAATAGGACGTAGTTATCGGCCCAAACGCCTTCCCCAAGCTGGCGCGGGCAGATCCAGCCATACTGCCAGCCTTGAGGCTGTCCATTGATGATTTAAAAGTGTCCTTTGAACCTGGCCCTTCCACTCCATCCAAGTCCAGGTGTCTGGCTGAGGGTCTTGTGCCTTCGTGATCGCAGGGCTACCAGTAATACCACCTAGAGTAATCGCCAGTAGCAAGTATAGGGTAAACCACTTGGCTCTGCTCATCATAGAAACCTCCCTTCTGTTGAAGAACATGAGTTCACTAGTCGACCCAGTGTTGGCCCCGAATCTTCAGATCGCCGGGAGGCGGATTGTAGTTGCCGAAGCAGTAATCGCGCTCGGGGACTTGGATGTAGTAGTTGTAGCCCGCCGGTTTCG encodes:
- a CDS encoding magnesium transporter CorA family protein; this encodes MAVKQLRALRPAPAPALPPPTPRVQTIIHGDLEWIDIQHPTLAEMNELRQRFGFHPLNLEDCLSKVQRPKIDSYPEQGYLFVVLHFPRFNKRTRHSEPAEVDLFVGRGYLITVHDGQLKPLAQLLHAAQTDEALRARLMGRGSGYLLYRVIDRLVDYIFPILGKVDEHIEYIENGIFDRNTRDLVQHLSLVRRDIIALRRIIKPNIPVLRLLTAREWPFLRVDEDIYFGDILDHLDKQWDMLEDAKDIIEGLNSTLDSLTSHRINEVMKILTIISVILLPMTLLASVYGMNVDLPLDEHPAAFSVVVCLMLGAALGMLFFFRIKKWI
- a CDS encoding class I SAM-dependent methyltransferase, which gives rise to MNIVFDRAVSFYDRTRGLPPAAEAALADVLRAGTPLRPGSRVLELGVGTGRIALPLVRQNRYCYTGIDLSRAMMEELRRKLTNERIDLVQADMACLPFAAESFEAVVAVHVFHLVERWQAALEEVRRVLPSGGVLLAGASQHDDASQIRELRRKLDELAGGGAARRAAGLLDWDGVARELEARFGPAREVRTPSWRTELTPRAIIDAYIARIWSSTWLVSDAALQHTAQEVRRWAQERWGSLDAPLIDEQHFVWRIFTC
- a CDS encoding gamma carbonic anhydrase family protein, with protein sequence MSHWPDITDRLVIDPSAYISPHAYVRGHVTIGADSSVWPMAVIRGDEGEIRIGARTNVQDGCVLHADPDAYLTIGDDVTLGHGAIVHGCTIEDFVLIGMGAVVLNHARIGTGSIIGARALVPEGMVVPPGSLVLGVPGTIRPLRPEQRERIARPARNYVALKALYLERGDS
- a CDS encoding tetratricopeptide repeat protein, whose product is MATDIAAWLMSEETKEQEMVCSTRLLSGAAALALLALLLLLVVGAWLILSQSQRTQDAANAQTWRCIHETTRAIQRAPSDATQYINRGLCYKDVGMYDQAVQDLTTAMRLQPQSADALKNRAIAYEQWGKLPEALADYERFLAWIADMPTERRARERREIGQKVQAIRAQLAEQ